The Helianthus annuus cultivar XRQ/B chromosome 11, HanXRQr2.0-SUNRISE, whole genome shotgun sequence region TGAGATAGTAGGCTAACGCTTTGACGACCACGAAATAAGATTAGTACCCACAAACACACAGTAGCCGAAGGTTAACCTACGAGAGTCTGGGCGCCCACCCCAATCCGCCTCTGAATAGGCGGTTAGTTTGTTGGTTGAGGTGGGAGAAATAATGAGACCCTGAGAGATTGTGACTTTGATGTACCGGAGGATCCGTTTTAGAAGCTGGAAATGCAGCTCGCGTGGTGCATGCATGAAGAGACAAATTTGTTGAACCGCATATGAGATGTCCGGTCGAGTGATGGTGAGATACTGTAAGACACCGGCTAAGTTGCGATATAAAACCCTATCAGTGAAGGGAGCACCCGCAGTGTCACTCAGCTTTGAGCCGACTTCAACCGGAGTGCTAACTGGCTTACAAAGTCGTCATTTTAGCCGTGACAATATATCCTCt contains the following coding sequences:
- the LOC118484172 gene encoding uncharacterized mitochondrial protein AtMg00810-like encodes the protein MESGDNGDDNWNFDKGDESHVTDDQVSTPVEVGSKLSDTAGAPFTDRVLYRNLAGVLQYLTITRPDISYAVQQICLFMHAPRELHFQLLKRILRYIKVTISQGLIISPTSTNKLTAYSEADWGGRPDSRRLTFGYCVFVGTNLISWSSKR